From the genome of Ziziphus jujuba cultivar Dongzao chromosome 4, ASM3175591v1:
ACGCTGCCAGTGTTTTGGGAATAAGCACCACCGTAGTTCTATTTAAAGCTGCCAAGACTCGATCAGATAGAAAGATATCTTGAATTGTCTTCACCACATCGCCCCCGACAATATTCCAATAGTGTTCGAAAAATAGACCAGGCATCCCTTCAGCCCTTGGCGCTTTATGGGGGTTCATACTTTTGAGAGTCTCCATTATCTTAAGTTTAGTCGGGAGGGCCGAAATAGAAAAGTTTTTGAACCTGGTGACAATAGTTTGGAAAAAGTCCGCCAGCGGAGGAGAGCTCGTTACCCCCTCATCTCTGTAAAGATTGGTGAATTTGGTTATAAGGAAGTTGCCAATATCTTGTCGATTAAATAACCACCCTCCCAAATCATCTTGCATTGCCGCTATGAAGATTTTCCTCCAATTGGCCAAGGTTGACGCATGAAAGAATTTTGAGTTCCGAGCGCCAGCTTGTAACCAAAGTTCTCTCGACTTCTGTCACTAGGTGAGCTCCAACCAGTAGAGCCATTCATTTAATTCAAGCTGCAAAGAGTTTTCACAAGCTAGATTAGAGTCAGAAGGCTCAAAACCTTGCAAGCAGAAAGTTGATCCTCCAGGAGCTTGATTTTAGCTTGACAAAAACCAAAACTTTCTCTATTCCATTTCTTCAGGGCTTGTGCAGTGGCTTGGAGTTTTGCGGTTAGAGAGACCCTTCTTGTGTTTCTATCAGCTACTGTCCAGGCCAGAGAGATGACCTCTTCACAACCCGGGTCCCTCGTCTAAGCTTCTAAGAATCTGAATGGCCTTGGGGTGGAATGGTGGTCTAAGCAGGAGAGCAGTAATATAGGGGAGTGGTCGAAATGGTTGGCACTGAGATGAAGGACCCTAGCTTGCGCAAAAAGGATGCGCCAATCAGCACTAACCATCACCCTATCGAGTCTTTCACGGATGTTCGCTAAGCCTCCTTGTCGATTGCACCAAGTGAAAGGACGACCAGTGAAACCCAAGTCTAAAGCCCCCGCCTCCTGCATGAACGTCCACAGGAAGAAGTTTGACTTCCTGGTAACTCGTCTACCTCCTCGTTTCTCATCCTAGGGGTTGCAATGTCATTGAAATCACCTATACAGGCCCAGACGTTATGATTGGAGAGAACGCAGTCCGTCAAAATCTTCCAAAACCCACCTCTCAGCGATCGCTCTGCTGGACAGTAGCAACACTAGAGGTTCCATAGTTGGCCCTGAATGCTTTTGACCTCAACTCCAATACACCACTCAGAACTATAAATAATATCCTAGCAATAGTCATCCTGCCAAAATAAAGCTAAACCTCCACGCCCATTAGGGCCTTCCACAATATGGCTATTTGAAAAGTTTAGGGAACATGAGATTTTCTTCATTTGTATAGAATTAACCTTCATCTCTATGAGAAACAGTCCCTGGGGGGAAGACTTCCGTATTAAGCCTCTCAAGCTGCAAACTGCAAAGGGTCTTCCCAAGCCTCTACAGTTCCAAGATAAGAGCTTcatttgggggggggggggaatggtAAGACCCGCCTCCTCAGCGATGGGTGTAGAATCACTTGGGTCAAAAAAAGGTTGATCTGCCTCTGAGCTCTGTTTGGCAATGGATGTGCTAATCTACAAACTCATCGGACTATCCATCAAAGAAGCTACCCATAAAGGTTGAAACTCACTAGTTATGCCTTCTAGAGCTTGGGATGTTTCGGAGTGGCTTACTAAAGGCTCAGTTCCATCTCTTGTGATCCATTCAGATCTTTTCACGCATGCCCAATTTTCAAGGGTCTCTTGGGCCTAGGTTGAAGTCAGGGAAGAATGGGGAAAGGAAATTAGAGGCCATTTTGAGATGCCTTGTGGCCTAGTTTGTCTAGCTTTTCGTTTGAAGCCCACAAGTCTCTTCTCCTTAGTAACAATTGTGCGGTTCGCTCCAAATCAAAAAGGAGCTATAGACTCCTCTCCTCTCTTCTCATGCTCCGAGATCTGCTATCTTTCCCTCTGAGGTTCCAATGTTTCTTTTGACAGCTAAAGCCTCTGAAACAGGAATGGCGTGTGCCTATTGTGGTAAGTTAGGGTTTAAAAAAAGTCGGCGGTCTGGAACTGACAACTCTGACTCAGCCTCCACTAGAACCCTAACCCTAGGGAACCAATTCGAGCCATCCTTGCGATTTGCACAAGCCGTTGCATCCCCTTTCGCGTGTGAAACCCTTTGAGACTCCTCTGCTTTCGGTGCCAGAAAGGCGACGAATTGGATCGCTGCTAACCACCTAAGGGGTTATTCGTCATCCCGGAGTTCTTCTGCATGGGGTGTGGTGGCCATCCATCTCTCTTCCAATACTAGGTCATCCTTTGAGAAACTATCAAAATAATCGTGTCTTGGGTTTTCGATTCTACACAGATAGCGACCTGCACTAACCACGGTGGAAAAGCCGGCCTCAGCCCTAAGCCACACGCCGAAGATGCTGTCCTCCCTGGAGGTAGAGTTCTAAGTCTTGTAGGATTTCTATAGGTGGCCTAAGAAGCTACAATGGTAGCAAAAATCACCTAATTTCTCATAGCAGATTTGGATCCAAGATTTGTGTTCACcaaatttctgaaaaaaatCAGTGAGTAATGGCTTAATGAGGTCTACTTCGACCTGGATCCTCAAGAACTGCATACCCAATAGGCTTTTCTTAGAGATACAACCACAACAGAAAACATCTTTGAATAAACCCCCTATTTTAAGAGCATTTGTCTTGTTCAAGAATTGTAAGGGTAACCCATGTATTTGAACCCAAAACGTAGAAGAAGTGAACTGAAAATCCCGCACCAACATTTGGGGGTTCCATTCTTTCAGGGCGAGGTGGGCGCCATTGATGGTCCAGGGTCTCCGGTTCCATACTCAATCTCTATCGGCCACTCGcttgaaggagaagagaaaggtATTATGACTAGCTTGGTCTACCCAAACTGGGTCTTGTGTGAACCAAATTCTTCTGGTGATCATCTGAACGGTGGGTCTTTGGACTTCTTTGTCAGATATGATCTTGTCTACCAGTGTCAAGCTGGACTTCCTTATGGCCTCAGCAGGATCAGCCGTGAGTTCGAGGAGAGGAAAGCCTTCGGGGTCATTTTCTGTAGCCCCCGCAGTTTCCATTCCCCCTATCTGGGAAGCCACCAGAGGAGAAGGCAGTCGAGAGCTTAAGGACGTAAACAAAGCAAACACTATGCGGTCGTCCTGATTGGAAAGGTTTGCAAGTGGATCGACTAACCTAAGGTTAGAATCACTCTTACATGGCTTTGCCCTGGTAAGCTAGCATAGAGAAAATAGAAGAAACCTCAGGGCAAGCTAGCATAGAGAAAATAGAAGAaacctctttattttttttttctttttaccaatCCTTTTTATTCGGTTAACTTTTTGTCcgaatgtttatatatatatatatatcttcttctttttttaaattattttccttcctggttgccatttttctttttattttatttatttatttattttttgggtgaaaagcatttttccttttatgcGCGAATGTGAGATGCCAGAACACATAATTTCATACTTGAAGATTAATATTTTGAGGGTCTTAACAATTATTTggtaatttagaaaaaaaattgaatatttttttggaggttggatttagtttatttttgtaCCCTAGCAAGATTCATCTAGGCTTAAGATAATTCCTAAATCATTGAATTTTATAGGAACGCTTTAAAATTAAGATATTGACatggaaaaatatatagttttgaaaataaataaattcatcagCACCTATGTAAGCCTAAAGTAATTCTTAAGTTATTGACCTTTACAGGAACATTCTTGGATTAAGACATTGATAAAACTCATAAATCCACCATAACCTATAAACTTAaggtaatttttaaattattatcctTTATAGGAACACCTTaggattaaaatattaacaagGAACATACATTCATCAGCATTTATAAATCTAAGATAATTCATAGATCATTGACCTTTATAGGAACACTTTAAAATTAAGATactgataaaaaatataaattcactAACACTCTAAACCTAAGGTAATTCTTAGAGCATCCCTAAACgaatttttaaatgtggtatttttttttattttaaagagacaACATATAAAAAAGAGCTTCAatgaactttttattttgattttttaatataaagagtTGGTTTGGCTCTAAAAATGTAGAGAGCcaaaaccattttttattttaatattatatttatttaattaaatgtaaCACATTCTCCTATGCcactataataatatttaaaatgtaagtaatttatataaaagagaGAGGCTACAAGTAAAACAATAAatgtttatagaaaatataaaaataaagagcttAATAGAGAGTTTGTTGGAGAGCATTTTCAAACTTTACtggttattttaaaaaatactctttattatagagaatatatatttttattttaaagagtccTTTGGGAATACTCTTAGGTTATTAACTTTCTTAGGAACATTTAAAATTAAgtaccaagaaaagaaaagaacacaaataataataataataataataataataataatactctctctctctctctctctctctctctctctatttttttattactttttatttattttctttgtctttGACTATAGGTTCTCTTTTTCcaatctccttttctttttctccacctATTCATAGATGTGGTAGActttagataaaataattttaaatttcaatttgatttttatttgaaattcaatttttggattttgatgaatttaaaaaaCCCTTATTTCTCCAAACGAAAGCTCTAATTTGATATGATAAAGAGTTTATGCAAACTTTCTCATTATCTAACATAtatgtttttcaaatttattttttcaatctatatatatagatttattattattattattagtttgctCAACAGTCAGCCAATAGATAAGTCATTTATTCTACCTTAATGAAAGACTAACAAAttcattaaattcaaaaaaaaaaaaaggccagttGAACCCATTAAAGTAGAAGAAGGGAGGAAAGTAGTACAAGTGAGCCAATTTAAAATCCATCTTCCAATTTgttattttggaaataatttaGTAGAAAAGTGATTACTTTCTAACGATCCGTTTAGTATAACTGATGAAAGTAGAGTTTTAGTATGTAgagttttgtataatagatcttttttaaaaagaaattttattaaaaagttaataaagagtttgattgtaaataataaGGCTGCATTAAATGCTTAACGAGTttttatataagataaaaaagCTACATTAAATAGTCATTGAGtttctatataaattaaaaagaatagtTTTTTTAGAGAAGCACGAAATTTGGACTTttctaaatcaatttaaaaaagcctgtttttttttttttcaacaagtgTTTGTTGACTTTTGACaaacatctttattttttaataaaaaaacttttgacTTTCAAGTAAGGcttttgatttgaaaaaaagCTCTACCAAATAGACACTAAATATCTTAAATGAGAACTCCACTACTTTTCAAACCAGTTAAAtgctaaaaaattatttcaatctTCTAAAATGCTGTTTTAGCATATACATAAtagtatttttcaaataatttaatccaagttttttttattatctaaatattaaaaataatattttaaaaaagatattttgttaataatatttttaaaaaatttttttaaatgatattttgttcaagataaatattaaaaataatattttaatattgaaaa
Proteins encoded in this window:
- the LOC132803527 gene encoding uncharacterized protein LOC132803527, coding for MQDDLGGWLFNRQDIGNFLITKFTNLYRDEGVTSSPPLADFFQTIVTRFKNFSISALPTKLKIMETLKSMNPHKAPRAEGMPGLFFEHYWNIVGGDVVKTIQDIFLSDRVLAALNRTTVVLIPKTLAAFLFNHLRLISLCNTIYKIFAKLLASWLWSLLPKLISLNQTACTSGCWIGENTLLVNEVIHYLRRKKGIIGYVGIKFDLHKAYDRVN